One segment of Panulirus ornatus isolate Po-2019 chromosome 2, ASM3632096v1, whole genome shotgun sequence DNA contains the following:
- the LOC139754065 gene encoding U6 snRNA-associated Sm-like protein LSm5, which translates to MAAPNPSTLLPLELVDKCIGSRIHIIMKSDKEIVGTLLGFDDFVNMVLEDVTEYESTPEGRRITQLDQILLNGNHITMLVPGGAEMVD; encoded by the exons ATGGCTGCTCCAAACCCATCAACACTGTTGCCTCTCG AGTTAGTTGATAAATGTATTGGTTCTCGTATCCACATTATCATGAAGAGTGACAAAGAAATAGTTGGAACACTCCTTGGCTTTGATGACTTCGTCAACATGGTGCTTGAGGATGTAACAGAATATGAATCTACACCAGAGGGAAGGAGAATCACACAACTTGATCAAATTCTTCTTAATGGAAATCATATAACAATG cttgttCCTGGTGGTGCAGAAATGGTAGACTAA